In the genome of Arachis hypogaea cultivar Tifrunner chromosome 9, arahy.Tifrunner.gnm2.J5K5, whole genome shotgun sequence, the window CAATTCTCCATTCTTGTTGTTATTCATTTCCAGGCGCATCCTTGGACGTTTTCCATTTCCCATCCCTTCCTTACCGTATTCTCACACTCCTCATGATCAGTCCAAAAGGCCTCAAACTTAAAAGTCTTCTCGATCCTTTGAACTTGATTAACATCCAAAACTAATGGGCAATGATCAGAACTGATAGCCGACAGAGCTTTGAGTGATGCCTGCTGGTACAAGACTCTCCATTCCCAATTGACTAAAGCCCTATCTATCCTCTCCCTTGTTACAACTCCATTCCTCGGATTTCCGAACCATGTGAATCTTCCTCCTTTGATATCTAAATCCATAAGATAATTCAAATCTACAAACTGCCTGAATTCCCTAACCTAATTTAGTGGCTTTGGATGTAGACCTATTTTCTCTTCTTGGCTTAAAATGTCATTAAAATCCCCTATGAATAGTTGTGGCTCCCCTTTGTTGCTGTTGTTTGCTGTGATAATTCTCCATTGCTCTTTTCTTCTTCCAAAACATGGATTTCCATATATAAAGTTACCCTCCCATATTTTTCCTTTCCTATCATCAATACGAGCTTTTATATGATTATCACACCAAAAGTAAATATCAATATTATATATTTCATTCCACAAAAGGCATAGTCCTCCGGACAGTCCCCGGGGTTCTATGTAAAATACATTCTCAAAATGTAATCTTCTTTTCAACTTCTTAATGGTGCTTTCTCTTGCTCTAGtctccattaaaaatactattgcaGGCTTCAATTGCTTGCACATGCTGTGCAATTCAGAAACCGTCGCGGGAGCTACTACCCCGCGACAGTTCCAGCTTATTATACTCCTGGTTGAGTTGGGGGCATCTGTAGGCCCGCCTCCTCAGCCATTGAGTCTTCCCAGTCATCTCTGATCTGTGGTCCTTTCTGATGCGCTCCTTCTTCTGTATGTCTTCTGCTCTATCTGTTCTTCTTGTTGGCCCTCCCCATCTGCCtagcttcctcttcttctttctcaaaTTCTGCAGTCTGCTCCGGTTGGTCCTCCTCCCTTCTTCTTTTGAGTTTTAATTTTTCCTCCATTCTTTGAACAAGTTCTACTTCATATCCTCTGGCCACTACTATTGCTTTGCTGTTCTTCTGCTctatctcctcttcctcttctgctAGTTCCATGTAGTAGAAGCCTCCTTCGCTCTTTGTGACAATCTGTTTGCCTCTCTGTACTGATTCTCTTTCATTTGTTTTGTAGTGTCCAATTGCTCCATCAATGTCCATGTTATTCCTGTTGTGGGCctcctcttttttttccttttctgtgcTTTTCCTCCTTTTCTCTTCAGCCATGTTTTTGTTGAACTCCTTCAATATTTCTCTGATTGTGATGTTCCTTTCTTCTTCAATTGGCCCACTTCTAGTTTGTTGTCTGTTTCTGTTGGGCCTTTGGTTAGTGAAAGCCCATGCCCCTCTTTTTGTGTTGTCTATCTTTTTCACACCTGGCCCACCTTTCTCTTTAGGATGCCTAGGAATCTTGCTCCTATCCTCCATATTCTCTTCTGCCTTTTCTTTTTCCCTAGCCTCATTCACGTTTCCCATTGTTACTGACTCACTGGCTAGCTGATTTTGTAGGATAACCtcttccttttttccttttttatgatTTGCTGTCCCATCATCCTTTAACCTAAGGGTATTATTGTGTTTATCACCATTCATTCCATCCTCATCGGCCCCTTCATCTTGATCTTGCTCTTCTTGTATTGCCACCTGTCTCTCTCCCATTTGTTCTTGTGGATTTGCAGATCTGTCCCATGATTTGGCAGAGGCACTAGCTTGAGAGCTTCTCACATCCCCTAGACTTGACTCCCCTCTGTTCTTCTGAGCTTGTCTTTTCAGCCACTCTCTTCCTTGCATACTTCTTTCACACGCCTCCCAAAACTCCTCCACCCAATTGTTTTGTTCCTCTTTTCTCCTCCTTATCCCTGCTTTTCTGGCCTCATTCTCTATGGATTTCAACCCTGGAGTTGAGAGTTCAGGCCCATATCTAGGCATTTCTGAATTTACTAATGATCTTGCTAGCTCCTCCTCACATGTTCTTCTGTCATGcccaattctcccacacttataGCAGTAATCACACAGTTTTTCATATTTGAATTCTGCCCAAGAATGGTCTGTATCTTTTCTTTTGAACCAAAATCTAGTTTTCAGTGGTGCTTGAACATTTATCTCAACTCTGACCCTCAGAAAGGATCTAAGCATATTCCCTTCAACAAAGGGATCTTCAGCACTGATCACTCTCCCAACTATGGCTCCTATTCTCTCAgcattttttatgttaattttatcaTAGGGTAAACCATGTATTTGAACCCAGATAGAGAGTTGATTATAGTTTACCTCTTCAATGGACAGGTTTGAGCTCCACCATTGCAGACTCAACATGTGCCCTTCTATCCTCCATGGTCCACCTTCATATGCTCTTCTGGCTTCCTCCTGGCTCTTGAAGTTCAGGATAAAGGAGTTTGGTCCTGCATTGGTGATCACCAGACCCTGTGGATCTCCCCACATGTTGAAGATCGTTTTGCGCACTGTGACCGTATTGAGCACCTTTTCCGTCAACACCCGACCGACTAGTTTCTGGTTTGTATTATCTCCATGTTGAGCTGAAGATTCTTCCAGGTCTAGAATATCCCCTTCCATGGCTACATTCTCCATCCCTTCCATGACTCGCCTTGTTGGATTATGTATCTTTTTGTCTCCGCCTGTTGTTTATGATTCTCTTCGAACTTATATGTGAACTGGCTTGAATAATTTGTAAGATTAAAGGCTTCGCTTGTCGAAGCAGTGTTGCTCCACCTCTGGAGAGCGTGAGGCTCCACTATAGGAGAACATACTAGTTGGTCATTAGCTCCTATCCCTATCTCATCTTCCCTCAAATACCTTTCTCACAACCCTACTATATCATTCTCAATGGCGGTTGGTATGTCCTCCATAGTATATTTATTGTAAAACTTGTTTCAAAAAAACCAAGGAAGCCTAGAGACACAGCCCACTCTGTAGTTAAGCAAAATCAAATGACCATAATGAATATCGGTTATGACCCAAAATACTAAATAAACTATTGGACTTTTCTGGGCCATGCCTATTGGAGTTATTTGCagatattttttttaaccaaaaacatgtaatattctttccaaaaacaaacatataatatgCCCATTCTCTCAACTGGAGAGCAAATTTCTCTCAACTGGAGAGAGTTGGTACAAGCAGGAGTTCTCTGTAAGAGAGATTACCTAtcacaaaacacaaaacaacCATTATGAACTAGAACCTGTTTCATCAACACAAAACAACACATACAGAACCCATACACATAACAATACATCTACATTCCGCAACATTTACACACAAGAACATCAGTTTAGCACGGCTTCGAAGGCAAGAGCATCAGCAGAGTTAAATTCAGCTAGCATGGCATTGTTCATCAGTGACCCTATAGatggaaaaataataacaatcaaACAGGAGGAGCAAAAAGGTTTCAAGCCGGAATGCATCAACATAATTGGAAAAGTCATAGCAGATAAAGAGATTAATTTCAAGACAATCAGGAATGCTTTAATGGGAATATGGGAAAACCTGAAAGGATTATCCATCTCTGAAGTGGCGTGAAACAAGGTGTTAATAAGCATTGAAGACAAAAGAAGAAGGCAACAGATCTTAAAAGGGGGCCATGGAGTGTAAGGGGCTATCTGATCAATCTAAAACTGTGGACACAAAATGAGTCAATACATGAAGTGGATCATAGCTTTCTAGAATTCTGGGTACAGATTCATGGCTTGCCTTTAGAATACATGAATGTTGAAACAGGCAAATTTATAGGTGAGAGAATGGGGATAGTGGAGGAGGTGGAGGATCcggtcaaaaataatattttggcaAGGTCTTTTTTCAGAGTGAGAGTGGCCATGGAAGTGACGAAGGCATTACCTACTGGATTTTGGATGAGAAGGGATAATCTTCCTGATGCTAGGATTCACTTCAAATATGAAAGATTGCAAGATTCATACTGCTTGAACTGTGGAGTCTTAGGGCATGGAAGAAAAGAGTGCAACAAGGAAAGGGTGATGGCCTCATGGAACTCAGATATGCCTAAATACATAGCAGGAATGGGGGTCAATCAAGCAAAAGCAATACATGTTGTAACAGAGAATGAGGAAGAACAGTGCAATGAAGAAGAAACAGAGAAAGGAGGGGAGGCGCGTGGAAGAACAGAATACAACATGCAAGTGGCAGAGCTACAGGAGTCTACAGCCAGTGGAGTAGGTATTGACCAGGCAAAAAATAATGAGAAGAAGGGAGAGGAAAATTCTAGAAATCAGGAAAGTAGAGAAAAAGTAAGAATGGAAGGAGCAGAGCAGGTGGGAGAAATCCCAAAAAATCAGCTGACTAATGGAGGAAATCAAGGGAAAGAAGATCAGAGACAGATGGGGATATTGGGTAAAGCTACACAGCAACAAAGAGGCAAAGAGGCCAAGTGGAGTATAAACAAAAATGGGCTTGGCCCAAAGAAGGTAGGACAAGTCTTAGGAGGCATAAGATTATTTCAAGAAGGAGAGCCCACTAAAAAGTGTCCAAGCAATGCAAAttatgaagaagaaaaaagctaCTCATGCACTAAAGGCCCAAGCAAGGGTAATACAAGGCTGCCAACGTATACTGGGTATGGGAGTAAAGAAATGATGCAACAGGAAAAAGATACTGAAATAGAAGGGGCCAAGACAATCAGGGAGTTATTAAGGGAGAAATTTGGGAAGAGAAATGAAGCCAATACAGAACAGAGGAAGATTGAGCATATGGAAGTCACAGTAGCGGAAAATAGGGAGGAGACACAAAGTGAAAGCATATGGAATTATAGAAAACAGAATATCGAAGAAGTGGGAAAGAAGAAAGCCAGGAAAACACAAGTCCATAGAGATGGTAAGGGAAGCTTCTACTTGGTGGAGTTGGCTAGTGAAGATGATGAAGAGCAAGAGCAGCAACACCGTAGGGAGAATATAGAAAACTGGGAAATTGAATTGGCAAACAAGATGCAAtacaaattaaacattaaaaggAAAAGAGATTCAATAGAAAGGCTCACAATTCTGGATTCAGATGAGACGAAGATGGAACAGCAGACTATGATAACGCGAAGCAAAAGGAGCAAAGTTGAGTACAAGACCGAAGGGGAAAACACCAGAGAACTGACTATAAGAGGTGATCACAGCAACTTTTCTTTTGATATGGCTGAGGAGGCGGGCCGACACATGCCCCACCTAGAGCCATGAGTGTTATAAGTTGGAATTGTCGCGGGGTTGCAGCCCCTGCGACAACCTCAGAGGCTCAGGACCTCTGTAGGAAATTTAAACCAGATATTTTGTTCTTGATAGAAACAAGGGCCAAGGAAGGTAGAATTATGAAACTTAAAAAGAAGTTACATTTTGAGAAACACTTTTGCATCGAACCCCGGGGCTTGTCCGGTGGTCTATGCCTTTTGTGGaataaaaatattgatgttgatgtttATGCATGgtctaattattatataaaagctaaaataaaagaagataatAACTTTGACTGGAGCTGCTGTTTTCTATATGGGAACCCAAAATTTCAACATAGAAAGGCTCAATGGAAGGAGTTGTCAGCACAGAATAGGTCAACGGATGATCCACAAATATTTATAGgagattttaatgatattttagaacaagaagagaaaataggattgcaCCCAAAGCCTCGAAGTCAAATAGAGGAATTTAGAAAATTTATTAACTATAACGAACTGATGGATATAGACTTGAAGGGTGGTAGATTCACTTGGTTCAGCAACCCAAGGAATGGATTTGTCACCAGAGAGAGGTTAGATAGAGTCTTGGCAAACTGGGCTTGGCGTATGATATATCAGAATGCTACGTTAACTGCTCTACCGGCAATTAGCTCAGACCACTGTCCGATCTTTCTACAGCTAAAGCCAAAGGGAAGAAGCTCCAAGCAGTTTAGGTATGAGGCTTATTGGGAAGATCATAAAGAATGCAAGGAAATTATCAAAAAAGGATGGAATAATAATGAaaatcaacaaggaaaatggGAAGATCTTTCAGGCAAAATAAAGAATTGCAAAATTGAATTGAGCAAATGGAGTAAAAAAACTTTTAGAAGAGCAGATAGGGAGATTAATGAGCTGAAGGAAGAGATAAAGCAGCTTCAGGAAAGAGACCTAACTGAGGAAGTTCAGCAATGTATTATAACtgaagaaaaaaattgaagacTTATGGAGGAGGGAGGAGAAGTACTGGGGCCAACGATCCAGAATCAAATGGTTGAGGTGGGGTGATAAAAATACTTCATTCTTTCATGCTTCAATAATACAAAGAAGGGATCGTAACAGAATTGAAAGATTAAAAAACCAAGAGGGACAATGGATCTGTAGAAACAAGGAGATAATGTCTTTAATTGAAGAACATTTCACAAATCTCTTCACAACAACAGGTGGAAGGAATTTCGAGGAAATCATAAGGAAGATTCCGAGAAGAGTAACTCAACAAATGAACGAGGAACTACTATGGAACATCACTGatgcagaaattaaagaagcGGCATTTTCGATGGGGAGCCTAAAGGCTCCAGACCCAGATGGTTTAAATGGACTCTTTTTTCAAAAGCATTGGGATGTAATTCATAAGGAAGTTATCGCGGTGGTGAAAGAGGTTTTTACATCTGGAACAATGCCAAAGGAAATGGGAGAAACTACAGTTGTGCTTATACCGAAAATCAAACAACCTGAGAATTTGGGTCAGCTGAGACCAATAAGTTGCTGCAACTTTGTCTATAAGATCATACAAAGGTAATTGTAATTAGGCTGAGAAAGATACTAGACAAGATAATCTCTCCAATACAAAGTGCGTTTGTCGGTGGAAGATACATTCAAGATAATATTTTGATCGTACAAGAAGTGTTCCACAGCCTTGGAAAAAAGGGGAAAAGAGGATCACAAAGTCTAGCAGTCAAGTTAGATATGAATAAGGCATATGATAGACTAGAGGGGGATTTTTTGGAAATGGTGTTGCAAGCTTTGGGCTTTGATCAGAGATGGGTCAATATTGCTATGGAATGTGTCAAAAGTGCCTCCTACAGGATTAAAGTAAATGGAAACCTCAGCAAGGTCATTAATCCACAGAGGGGCCTCAAGCAGGGCGACCCACTATCTCCTTATCTTTTCATATTAGCAGCTGAAGTTTTTACCATTCTCATGGAAGAGGCATACAGCAAAGGAGAAATTACAGGTTTCAAGGCAGCACCTAATGCACCTGCCATTACACACCTTTTGTTTGCAGATGATTGTATAGTTTTGGCTGAAGCAAGGGAAGATGAACTTTATCAAATCATACAAATTTTGAATCAGTATACGAAGGCATCGGGACAGATGATAAACTTGGAGAAATCGGGGATTATATTCGGAAGCCAAGTTCCTATACAAACAAGGGTAAATATTGAAGAGATATTAGGAATGCCTACTTGGGAGGAACCAGGAAAATATCTTGGACTACCGGCACAGTGGGGAAGATCCAAAAACAAGGCACTGACATGGATAGAGGAGAAGGTGATGAACAAGTTAGAAGGCTGGAAAGAAAAACTACTAAATCAGGCGGGTAAAGAAACCTTGATTAAGTCTGTGATACAAGCCATTCCAGCATATGTTATGAACGTTGTGATGTTGCCGAAGAATTTCTGTCAG includes:
- the LOC112709278 gene encoding uncharacterized protein codes for the protein MSVISWNCRGVAAPATTSEAQDLCRKFKPDILFLIETRAKEGRIMKLKKKLHFEKHFCIEPRGLSGGLCLLWNKNIDVDVYAWSNYYIKAKIKEDNNFDWSCCFLYGNPKFQHRKAQWKELSAQNRSTDDPQIFIGDFNDILEQEEKIGLHPKPRSQIEEFRKFINYNELMDIDLKGGRFTWFSNPRNGFVTRERLDRVLANWAWRMIYQNATLTALPAISSDHCPIFLQLKPKGRSSKQFRYEAYWEDHKECKEIIKKGWNNNENQQGKWEDLSGKIKNCKIELSKWSKKTFRRADREINELKEEIKQLQERDLTEEVQQCGRNFEEIIRKIPRRVTQQMNEELLWNITDAEIKEAAFSMGSLKAPDPDGLNGLFFQKHWDVIHKEVIAVVKEVFTSGTMPKEMGETTVVLIPKIKQPENLGQLRPISCCNFVYKIIQR